A stretch of DNA from Saccharomycodes ludwigii strain NBRC 1722 chromosome I, whole genome shotgun sequence:
TTCATCTTGTTTACCTTCAATCATCCATCTAACGTCGTAAGCCTTCTTAGGTTCTGGAGCAAAATCAACATCTCTATCCCAAGTATCTTCAGATTCTAAAATAGGAACCGGCATATCACGTTTGGCTGGAATGTAGGATAGCCATTCTATGATCTTAGAAACACCATCTAAATCATCCTTGGCAGTTAAGTGAGAAACACCGTTGTTGTACATAATTTGAGTACCACCCAATTGCAAGTTAGAAGAGTAAACTTCTCTTCCCAACAACTTGTTAATAGCTGGTGCACCAGTTAAAATAATCGGTTGTCCTTCAACTTGAATAGCTCTTTCACCTAATCTAACTAAATAGGCACCAATACCAACGGATCTACAAGAAACTAAGGTAATGGTGAAAATGTCCTTGTATGCTCTAGAAGTGGCACCAGCAATCAACCCAGAGCCTCTTAAACATTCAACACCTAAACCATCCTCAGAACCAATAATAGTCTTAATAACAAATCTCTCTTCACCATTTTCAACAACACGTTCAGTAAGAACACTGTTTTCTTTACCGTCTTTCTTCAACTGAGCTAGACCATCAGCCGTCATGTACAAATATTCGAATCCCTTGGCTGGATCAGAGGCATCCTTCCAGGCGACTTGGTAATATGGAATCAATTCATCAGCAATACCGATTCTAGCACCAGAGTTTGCAGATAAGTAGATTCTTGGAATACCCAACTTTCTAGCATATTTGGTGGCCTTGTTGAAAAATTCGTCCTCCTTTGGACCAAAAGAACCAATCTTAAAAGTAATATCATTtgcaataacaacaaattgACGACCACGAGAATATTCTGGAGTTCTGGCTGTAATCTTGAAAGCAACCATACCAATAGTATTGGCACCAGCCTCACGCTCCACTTCGGTCAACTCACCATTCTCATCTTCAATCAATTCGTttgaaatgaaaaacaagTCAGTAACTTTTGTCATTGGAGAAGTCTTTTTCCATTCAGAAACAAGAGCTTGGCGGAATAACTCGGGGAAATCATAAACATAAGTTGTACCCATTAAATGAGCCTTATAACGTTTTGGTTGCAACCATTCTTTAACAGGATATGGTGTAGCAATAGGCCTTAAATGCATGGATCCCGGTTTATCTAAAGACTTGAAAACCCAAACACCTTCAGAGTTCTTAATTTCAGTGTACAATTCCGTTTTAACAACATAACCAGAAACATTATTGATCAAAGCTCTCAATGGAACTGGTGACCCGGTCTTTGGATccttgataataatacgTATTTCAGCAGCAGCAATACGTAAACGCAATAATCTTTTACCAAATCTCTCCAAGAACCCACCAAAGGCAGCTTCAACATCTTCTGGAGTAATATCGAAaacagaagaaaaattaatgaaaatatggTTCAAGTCCGAATTAGAGGTGTCGATAATTTCCAAGTTATCTAAAATATCAGACATCAACCTATTGGCTTCGGATGTTAAGTATTCTTGAATACTGATGTCATCACGAATACGACCAGTTCTAATAATACCTCTGGtgaaaaatcttttatcAACAGGAGAATTCTTTGCAATGGCTTCGTAAACATGGATATTTCTATTACCAGTAAAAATTTGCTTAATATTAAAGTTGGACATTCTTCCTAATTCCAATTGGAAAGCTAATGCAGGTTCAACGTTACGGATGGTTTCATCTTCCTCATAATTAGGACCACGGAAGGTATAGAACTTAGGATAACTACCATCATTGTaggtgaaaataaaagtaatacGACGAATAGAGGCATTTACCAAACTCTTCTTGTTCATATCCAAAATTTCCCTTAATCTCTTCAAAACCTGTTTGTCGTTTTCAAAACCGTCAGTAGaagaaatgaaaacatTAGCAACATTGCTCAACGTTGAGTGGCCAAAAGATCTATTTGGAGCTGGACCCGAAGCACTATTTTGATGTGGAATAATACACAAAGCATCGGAAAGAGAATCATCAATATCATCCAAGTGTTTGGCAGCTACTAAAACACCAGTTCTTAAAGGTTGGGTTCCATCGTTGGAAATAAAAGACAAATCAGAAACCGACATGGCCCTGTTTAAGCCCAATTTATTCTTCATCTGAGGAACAGAAATTGAAGAGTTACTTGGCAACTGGAATTTCCATTCAACGACAGGAGAACCACTGACTTTATGATGTTTCACATCACCAATTGTGTACGCTCTATAAGCACGACGAATGTAAACATCAGCAGCAGCAGAAGCAATATCCACATCGTTATCATTAAGAAATTGAGACAGAAcatcaaaaacaacataATTGGAATCAATTAAAtcctttaaaatattcaaatctGGTTCAGAACGTCTAGCGTTGGATCCATATGAAGCCTTGACAACAGagcttttcaaaatatgtTCAACTTGAGCAGTTCTTTCAGAAATAGAAGGCAAAGCACcttgaattaaaatttctCTTGCTTGTAGAGCAACCTTAGCTGTAGCCTTGGACTCCAATTGAACAATATTCTTCAAAGGCTCGGAAATAGCAGCAGCGACATCCGAAGAAATTTTGCATAATGGTTGGTAATGTTTCAAAATGGCCAAAATCAAATTGTTTTTCGCAAAGACTCTGGAGTGTGATAAAACGGTCAAAACAACCTTATTTAAATCGTCGGTATGCTCATCAcgtaattttaaaataacatCTTCCTCACGAACATTGGACCCACTGAATAAGCTTTCAACGTCATAATATTCCTCCAAAAACTTTGCAAAAACAGAGTGCTCATGAGCTTTCAAGCCGTTCGAATAACGTCTTGTAATATCCAATAGTGGTTCAACAGTGgcagaaaacaaaatagacTCTGAATGTTCTTCGATCGAATGTTCCAACAATTTGTTAAGTTGCTTGGCAGGAAAATCAGCAGAACGTTTTTCAGATCTGCTCACCAAGTCAGTCAATTTATCGTCCAGCTCTTTGGGTAATCTGGAATGCAAAGCAGAAACTTGCAGGCGCCATTCACTATAAGGCAATTTTGGGTCTCTTAAGACTTGTATCAAATTTTGTAACGAGGTATTCATGATAACCTGATTATCATAACccttcaaaatattttctaaagtGGTAACTAAACTCTTGAACTTGTAGGCTGGTTTGGTACCTTCAATGATCGGAGCACCCAACTCTGGTAACATTCCTTCAAATGGCAAGGCATGTTTGACCTTACTAGGATCATCTAAACTCAAAATACCTAAAATATCGCCTGCAGAAACGGTGGAACCTGGCTGTTTCAACAATTGAACAATACCGCTTTCTTGGGAAACTAATGGCATTTGCATCTTCATGACTTCAACTTCAGCATATGGTTGGCCAGCATTGACATGATCACCGCTTTCAACCAAATATTTAACCAACTTACCTGGCGATGGAGTACGCAATTGAGTTGGGTCATTTTCAGCTTCCAATAAAGTAGTCATGGAGTCAATAGACAATCTAGTAGCAGAAACTTCCTCCTTCCAATAAATGGTGTGTGATTTACCGCCAACAGAAATCAATAAACCACCATCAGACAACTTACGAACTCCAACCTCACATTTGGAACCGTTAATAAACAAAGTATAACGTTCATCTGCAGATTGGGCAACTGTAAACTTAAATCTCTTGTCTTCGTGAATAAATTCAATTGGGTACATAGTTTGCAACAATGATTTATTTGGAACTTGACCTCTTTTCAAGCTGTTGATATATTCTTCATGTGCCTTGGAAGATACAATATAGGCCTTTGTTGCAGCCCCACAAATGACAGCCAAAGTAGAGTCTGGTTTTTCGGCACTCATTTTCTGGCTGATTAAATCATCCAACCAACCAGTAGTAATAGTgttttcttcaaaatcCTCAGTTTCTAGCAACTTGATTAAATATTCAACAGTGGTTCGGAAATCACCTCTTATAGATAACTCTTTTAAAGCCACAACCATATGTCTTCTAGAGGCTTCTCTATTTTCACCAAAGGCAAAAATATGACCGAACTGCGAATCCGCAAAAGAATGGATACCACCATTATTACCTACAGAAAAATAACCCCAAACATTTGATGAAGAACGGAAATTCAATTCGTAGATTGAACCACCAGATGGCTTGAAACCTTCATTTGGATCTTCAGAGGTAATACGACAAGCGGTACAATGACCCTTTGGAATTGGTTTTCTTTGAGTTTTTAAGGATTCCTCCGAGGAGAAATCAAAATCAATCTTGGTTGCAGTACGTGGATCAACACCATAGAACAACCTAATATCCCTGATTCTATGCATTGGAATACCCATAGCAATTTGCAATTGAGCCGCTGGTAAATTGACACCGCTAACCATTTCAGTAGTTGGATGTTCCACTTGCAATCTTGGGTTCAATTccaaaaagtaaaatttaTCGTCTTCATGagaatataaatattcaaCGGTACCAGCAGAAACGTAGCCGACTAGCTTACCTAACCTAACAGCAGCCTTTTCCATCTTGGAAAAAGTTTCTGGTTTGGCAATAGTAACAGGTGCTTCTTCAATAATCTTTTGGTGACGTCTTTGGACCGAACAGTCACGGCCAAATAGAGAAATGTTGGTGCCGTACTGATCCGCCAATAATTGGACTTCTAAATGACGGGCTTGCCCAGCCAGtttcataataaaaataggaGAGCCAGGAATTTCATTGGCAGCTTGATCATATAACGTCAAGAAATCCTCTTCACGTTCAACCTTTCTGATACCtttaccaccaccacctTCAGATGCCTTAACCATAATTGGGAacccaatttttttggcaACAAGTAAACCTTCTTCGGGAGAAGAACAACAACCTTTTTGGTAAACAGAATCTTCAACAGAAACCAACccattatttttgtcaACAACAACTTGATCAACACCAGTACCAGACCATGGAATGCATGGAACCTTGGCATGTTGGGCAACAATTGTGGAAGAAATTTTATCACCTAGAGATCTCATAGCATTTCCTGGAGGACCAATAAAGATGacttttcttttagaaGCAGCCAATTTTTCTGGTAATAATGGGTTCTCAGACGCATGACCCCAACCAGCCCAAACTGCATCAACATTGGTTCTCTCCGCTATTTCCACAATTAAATCTACATTGGCataattgttgttattagttCCACCTGGGACCTCGACATATTGGTCAGCCATTCGAATATATTCGGCATTAGCTTCCAAATCTTCCGGAGTGGCCATGGCAACAAATTCAATAGTTCTTTCGTTACCAAATGTATCATAAGCCCACTTCCTAACAGATCTGATTTCTTTGACAGCACCAATACCATTGTTTGCAATTAAAACTTTGGAAATAACGGTGTGACCACCATGAGACTTGACAAACTCTTTTAATATACCTTCCTCTGCCTTATCCAGGGTATTCAGACCAATGAAGTTGGATGGTAATTTAGCATGTTCTTTAGAGTAATCTGTGACTTCAAACTGCTTGTGTTGAGACTCAGCAACTTCGGATAAATTTTCTTCACTCATTATGCTTGATAATGATGTACtttctttgttattattgtatgATAAAGTATTGATACACctaagaaaaatatttcttaaTAAAATGTTACTATGTATATTGCAATTATGCGAACGATAAAATATATCTCTAAATAATGGTAAATATTGTCTTGACCTTAATTGGCTATTAATTTTGTATAAATCTTtagcaaaaaataaaagtctATTTAAAATCAGCACTTtggtttaaaatttatgaGGATAGTCctgtaactttttttcttgtgaTTTTGTTAGTAAACGTTAATTAGATTTATAATTAGTGGATAATAatgatctttttttttttttttttttgtaagcAATTGGGACAAAATAGTAATTGACtgtgtttatattttagaCTGtgtttaataacaatgttatttttctctttctctgctgaaatttttttttttttactacaCTCATTAAATgagaaaatattgttttgatataaacttttctttGGATTTTAATGTAATATGGTATAATAAcagactttttttttttttgtcctGCTTCTTAATTATCAATTTGCGTCCATCTTATTTTGTAACTTGCAGTTTAcataatgttttttttttgttgaaaaaaaatttttttttttttatcaaaaggGTAGATTTCGTTtagatttaattaaaaaaaaaaaaaactttctGCTAATCGagttacaaaaatattttgctaATTTTAACTTAGCCAACGTTAGCTCTTGAAATTTTCcataaaaatttaagagaattgataaaaaaagatatattgTACAGTCACTATACCCATTTCCTGCGTAAAATGGATGGGTTAAAAATTGCAATTTTCCATTGAACCCAATTGTACTCTAACTATACATGATCATTATtgtaaatcttttttttttttttttgtaaaaagaACCCTCATtagtataaaaatagtagACATACCTTTCCGAGTGAAGAATTGTTGCTGGTGTTTATgttataactttttttaatttgttctttattttcttgaATATGTCCAAAttaaatagaataaaaataaaaataaaaatgaaaaataaaagtaaataacaaaaaagaatgtATTATAATGTGTTGTTTGCctgctttatttttatttttatttatttatttacttataTGATATGAATAggttaaaagttttaataagaattcaaaatgaaaaaaatagttaGTAAAATGGTTAAGAATTGTTAAACAGAACAACcgaaaaacttttttcttttatttgaaaaggagagagaaagaaagaaagaaggtTTAAAAGTGATGAAAAGATTTGACAAGAGTGGAGAGAAGATAAgctttattctttttttttttcttttatatgaAAGACATGtaaaatatgtttttttttttttttttttttttttgtgctTTAATAGTGCGATGTGTAAAAATCTTAGGGTTTTTAACTTTCGGCGGttaattctaatttttttttttttttttttttttttgtttgctcgtattttgcattttttatttcagtttttaatgttatttttttcaacaaaaaaataaaaaaaaaaaaaaaaaaaaaaaaattaaaaaaaaagcaaaaagaaCATTTTTGGTGatataatagaaaatatatatatatatatgtacataatatttttttttatttttgtttttttcctgTCTTTAAACGCTCCTTCTTTTCCCCTCCTGCATATATTTCATAGCAATTATATGTATTAGAAAATAGTTATCCCCAACTTTACTTCATTGTTGAACATCATTATGTACGATAGAATTATGTAAGATAAACTTATGTAATGGTTGAATCTTGAATTATAGATTGAAAGAactctttaattttattttttctcaaCAAtttgaacttttttttttttttttttgttgagtAATTTCCCCTCTCccctttaattttatattttcaattacTTGATTTTCAATTCTTCAAACATaaccaaataaataatattattaaccCTTTAATGTGCCTAGTTTATCtatgaataaatatttacgtttgatttattatatttcatcaatattttttttacaattccagccgaaaaaaaaatggacaTCTATTTAAATCCGCTACTTTCTTATAAAAGCTatacaaacaataaataaaatatattctaAATCTTGTGTATAAGGGTTTTATTATGCTGCGCCAAACGTTATAGTTTTGGTCATTGGTTCTATTATTTGTTATCCAtttaatgatgataaaaaaacactTATAATATAGAGACCGTTGTTTCTCAAATATAtcttagaaaaaaaaaaagttactaTTTTGtgttaattaaaaatagcctacaaatgtttttcaaaaatatatatatatatatatatatatatattgctATATAGTTATAACATTAGACAACAAATATCCAAGTCTTTtcactttaaaaaataatatatataatccTAAACGTGAATATAGCATGATAAAGATAGAAGAAcgaataaacaaaaaaaaaaaaaaaaaaaaaaaattggtttgTAAAATTCACTAATGTGGCGAAGTGAAAtcataaattaaaatatttgccTCATCTTTGGTGCctcttttgatttttaacaaattgaCGCTAAATTGTTCGGTTGTGACAGTTTGATGCGCCATCTGATAATCATCGCTCAATTTATCATCAAATGTTCTTGCAGTAGCATATAACCTAGGGTCTTCCGAGggagtaaaataaaaatgttttaatcTTATATTTTCACTTAATGTAGAAGTGGGGGAAGCGCAACTgttcttgttcttgttAACATTCATATTTCTGGTAACACAAGAGTTATGAGGAAGAGGGACATTATCAGAATCATCATACGCAGAggtaaatttaaataaattaagtATTTTACTATAACAGGTTGTTATAGTCTTTATTTGAGTCTCCTTATtgttaattgtttttttttcatcgtTAGGAGGTATTTCCTTCAATGCTACATTTGGATGGAATCTAACACTTTTCGTCTTGGTtcttttaacatttttatgGACAGGTATATAATCACTATCCAAAAGATTATATTCCCAAGGTTTTAAATCAGCATTTGCATTAGAGTCATCATTATTTCCCTCATACTCTCTcctaacaaaaatattgcttttttttaaagaattcattttttcatatttttctaGTTCAGTTCTGATCTGCCAATCATGGAAAATTCTCAATTTGGCTAGTGTCATTTGCTCATTATATTGTAATTCGCTATTCTTGCTCCCATTTTTACGCTTCAACGTtctcttttgtttttccaaTGATCCAGCAGTTAATCCAGGTTCCAAAGTTCTATGTGAATAATCCGGTGagataaatattatttcctCATTTCTTTGTACTATCGTTTTTGTTAGATTGTTTTCAGAGGCAGTAGGTGAGTATAGCATATCTTTTGTGTGGTAATATTCTttggtatattttttctcgTCATCGCTATGGTAATccataaatttattaaaataaaaatgtttaaatCCAGTTCTGCCTTTACATTTAGCTGAATTTAGGCTTGGTATTGAATCTGttgaggaaaaaaaatcattctTATTATCTTCAGTTATGTACACAGAATTGTTGCTAGAGTCTTTGtaattatcatttttaataattctaaagCTCCTATTAGATAATGTTGGTGGTGTGATTAATAATTCGTCTTTTTTCTCAAAATTATCGACCAATTGTGTGTCGCTGATAATAGTGTctgataaaatatttgatacTTGAGTTGGTTTTTTCTcggtatttttttcacttatACAACCCATGGTATGTGTATTGATTTGTTCAGAAGCAGGAACAGAAGTGTTGGTTGTTGCTGATGATACAGGAACCATTGATTCGCATGTGAAAAAACTCTCCTTGCTATCAGAATTGTTTTCCAGTTCAACcaaacagttttttttaccatctgatgttattttttccaataaacCTGGGTTGGTGTTGGTAATGTTGCACGCATTAGTAATATCATAGTTGTCCAAATTACTTTCCGTAGATACTCCCTTTTCATTTTGACTGGGTAACTTAGTACAAGGTTTCTCGGGCTCATTTAAAAGAACATATTCTTGTAAATCTTTCTTAACATCAAAAGATTTCCCACTATTGTAGCTGTCATCCTTCCCAATGAGTAGATTAACttgcatatttttttcagatAAACTTGGGTGCTTATCTTTACTGAAGCAAGTACTGAATTGGTCGCTGGTTATCATAGTGtctttgtcttttttttcattaaacaATTGATTTATTTCAAAGTTCTCTGATGTGATATCTGTATTTACAAAAGTGAAATCATTAGTGTTGtcagtatttttaaaaaaatctgAAGTATCGTCAAGATCAGAGGTAATACTAATTTCATCAATAAAAGTTATCTGTCTGTCAACATTATCTTCATGGCTTGAAAGCTCGTTAAATAAGGTAGGATcaatatattcattttcttcaatttttttggaattgtAAACTTCCATTTGCAATACTTCAGAATATTTCATCAGAATTtcatcattgttattgggtttatttatttttctttttaattttaattttttttttaagaaaattgaatatttgTTGTAGCTTTTTGATAATCTCGACATACttggtattttttatttagttgtttttttttttttttttttttcccttcaatacttgttttatttattaaaagaaaatcacgaaaattaaaaaaaaaaaaatatatatatatatatatatatatatttacattAATTTGATTTGCTTTTATATTATCGATCATATCCAAGATTGatttgaaataataataagtttTTGCTAATTTAACTATTTGCTTCTTTATCTAGTTTCGTTTTGTTTTGCTACTTtttactttcttttttttgctttttaaaaaaaaaacaaaaattaataaatagacattataatttttaatttataataatgataataaacatttgctgacattttttttttgacacattttttttccttagtGTCTTGTCCGTAATAGTTACGGACAAAGTGGTTATTGTTGACTTAAAAATGTTAGTAATTAttgtaataatagaaaaacgtgaaaatattacaagtaaatcaaaaatctttttataCGAAAcactcttttttctcttttcctctttttttctttttttttttttttttttcttttttttttttttctttcatcttcgaaataaatagaaaatcAATCCAGCACATAAAAACCCTCGCAcaataaaagagaaatcAATCAGCAAAAAAAGTTGCAATTCACTTTAAATCCACcattcaaaaacaaaaaaaaaaaaaaatcttcaccgtgaaaaaataaactcatatatatataaaatttttaatttttttttttttttttaaaacattctAACTCCTCCCTACgatttctaaaaaaaaaagaataaaaaacagaaaaaccTTTTATTTGCGTTACAATTCATAGCTacttattaaaataatacgCATATCTGTGAATACAATATATACACTAATAATAGATAGATAAACctaaaacaataataatagtatagaggcaaaaaaaaaatgaatatgTTTGGTCTATTTGGTGTCAATACAAAGCAAAAGCAACAAGACAATCAagacaacaacaatgcCCAGAATACATCAACACAACTAGCACCAGCAGATTCACAGCCAACTCAAACACAACTAAACCAAACTTTGGGTTTTGACAgtgaaaaagttaatacaGTGAATAACACAGCAATTGATAGAATGCATGCTTTGGCTGGTGTAGATAATGGCGTTGAATATTTAGATttggaagaagaacaaTTATCCAATATGGAGGGGTCCCAAGGTTTAATTCCAAGTAGAGGTTGGAATGATGATCTATGTTATGGTACAGGTGCAGTCTATTTAGTAGGTTTGGGTTTGGGTGGTACCTATGGATTTTTCGAAGGTTTGAAAAACATTCCACCTAACTCTCCCGGTAAATTACAATTAAATACAGTTTTAAACCACGTTACCAGAAGAGGTCCATTTTTAGGTAATAACGCGGGTGTCTTGGCTCTTATGTACAATATTATTGACTCTACTATCGATGCTTATAGAGGAAAGCACGATACCATTAATTCTATTACTGCTGGTGCTTTAACAGGTGCCTTATTTAAATCTACCAGGGGCTTAAAACCAATGGGTTATGCTGCTGGTCTGACAGCAggtgctgctgctgcttgGAGTGGTTTGAAATCTTGGATTTTATAGTATTTTCAGGAAAAGcatatgttattattttaaactaattatatttttttttcttttttcttttttttttttttattttattaaatatattaaagtGGCATGTATATATGGtgtataaataataatgataatactaatatgaagttataaaaaaatgcgTTCaactttgttaaaaaaggggaaaaaaaaatattttatgcCTAGTTGCATTGTTTTTCCTTCcttctctttttaattatatacatatatatatatatatacaacgTAATTAAGAGGTTGTACCCTGTTATATCATTTGTTGTAACTCCATAAACGATGGTTCTTTCCACATACTTCTACGAGATAAAATTAAGGTGTCGCTAATTGGAACATCAACATCATGTTGACTACCCATGAAATTCaaagattttatattaaaagtgctgtcatcattatcattcaGTTCcacaattttttctaaGGAATCGCCATCATATTGTTCGCTATATATGCCGTTAAATGCTAATCTATTTGGAGTTCttggtttaaaaattaaggTTCTTCTTTTCATAAAATGTTTCGTTGATaattcaattaatttttccttgATACCAGCACTAGATTGATATTTATCTAGTAAAATCGCAACCAAGCCGGCAACGCTTGGTGCAGCCATAGATGTACCTGAATAAGCGACACTGATTTCATCGTTAACATGACTCAATGATTTAACCTGAACGCCACTAGcaaaaatatcaacacATTCACCCCAATTAGAAAATTTCGCAATAGCATCCAATTTATCATCCATTGCCCCAACAGTAATTGCGCTTGGTTCAGAAGCTGGGCTATTCCAACATGCATTTGTATTGGCATTACCtgcagcaacaacaactatTAGTCCTGAATCAACAGCAGCTTTAACCGCTTCATTAAGAACTGAATTTCTCAACGATCCTAAGCTTAAGTTAGCAACAGCCAACTTCTTATCGCCATTGTTTTTCCTGTGTTGTACGGCATATTCCAACCCACTTATAACTGAAGTTAAATCGCCTTGTCCATCCTTGTTTAAGActttaatttcaattaGTTCCACTTTTTTGGCAACGCCATATTTGTTGGACCCGACTATACCAGCAACATGTGTCCCATGGCCGTTGTTATCCCCAGGACCTTCCCTTGTAAAATCGGCACCATGTATAACTCTATTTTCGAATTCTGGGTGGTCAGCTTTGATACCTGTATCCAATATATAAGCAGAAACAGATTCACCCTgaaattttgaattataataataatcatagtGACTTTTGGAGGGTTCGattccttcttcttcttcttctccttcttctccttcttcttcttcttcttccccTCGCTCTGTCTTTATAAATGAAATGTGCTGTTTTGAATCATCGGACCCAGTTAATTTTCTTGAGGGTGgaattttttctcttctgGAAAGTCTGACTAAATGTCTAGGTGCATTATTCTGAATTTGGATAATTTCGGTGTCATCTTCGTCttcgtcatcatcatcatcagcatcatcaccatcatcatcgtcat
This window harbors:
- the RRT12 gene encoding Rrt12p (similar to Saccharomyces cerevisiae YCR045C | RRT12 | Regulator of rDNA Transcription); this translates as MKFNNLVVLAFFLLIFNIVEGFEVLVRLKKPDTLNKLLASVNEDLSLSTNKKSSAAIAYAKDLQDSLSKIKQKFSFGKFEAFSVDLSKDLISRLKKNPLIADIVFNEKFQAFRDDNNYKYSLNTGTAEKDIDSDNESSITNSDDYSDFDTNYIDDDEKYDNNEEEEEEEGQEDNESGDDEDYDDDDGDDADDDDDEDEDDTEIIQIQNNAPRHLVRLSRREKIPPSRKLTGSDDSKQHISFIKTERGEEEEEEGEEGEEEEEGIEPSKSHYDYYYNSKFQGESVSAYILDTGIKADHPEFENRVIHGADFTREGPGDNNGHGTHVAGIVGSNKYGVAKKVELIEIKVLNKDGQGDLTSVISGLEYAVQHRKNNGDKKLAVANLSLGSLRNSVLNEAVKAAVDSGLIVVVAAGNANTNACWNSPASEPSAITVGAMDDKLDAIAKFSNWGECVDIFASGVQVKSLSHVNDEISVAYSGTSMAAPSVAGLVAILLDKYQSSAGIKEKLIELSTKHFMKRRTLIFKPRTPNRLAFNGIYSEQYDGDSLEKIVELNDNDDSTFNIKSLNFMGSQHDVDVPISDTLILSRRSMWKEPSFMELQQMI